The DNA region TCCTGTGGCGTTTCGTGGGGGTTGAGAAATGAGGTAGACGCGTTGATGGCGGTATTTGGCATCACATCGCTGAAGCAGCTTTGGAGCAGAGAGGGAAGAACAACAGTTGATGGGTATGCTGGAGAGACCGCCTGAATGGTGCGAGGCGATAATACTGTGAAGGCGATGCCAGGGAATCAAAAACGCACCACCATGTTCATCCGAGGTGACCAGTACAGTGGAGGCAGTGCAAAACAAATGGTCATGAAAAGAGAGACGTGAAGGCGGCCGTGGATGGAacagagaaaagaggagTGGAGAGTACATCACAGATAAATGAAGGGTGCAGACGGCATCCAGTGACACCAGCCGTACGCCAGCAATGTAGTGCCCGATCGGTGGGTTTGCGAATTGAACTGGGCCATAGCGTTGCTAACGGGCAGGCGAGCGGCAAAGAAGCGGTGCGGTCTGCAGGTGCGCGGATATGAGGGGTGAAGCGTTTTGTATGGCCGCTTTGTCGTGTCGAGAGACGCTGGGGGAAGACGAACggaggaaagagaagacAACGCGAGAGTCAGAGGTAACTGTTCTGATGTCTGGGAAAGGCAATGCCACTACAGGAGCGTATTCCACTTTTCCGTCCTTCAAGTGCATGAAAGATGCGCACAAACATAGGGAAATACGAAGAAATAGTCTTGGTGTGTGCTCAAGACCACATGAGCGTCGGTTGTGGCTGCAGAGATTCGCATCGTTGCCTAAGCGCAGCTCTCCTCTTCACCTCTGTTTGCTCCTCGTTGGCTTTCTTGCTCACGGTTTCAGGTGTCTTTTTTGTTCTCGTTTGGGTTGATGTTagtctcctcctccgacagCTTCACACTCAaacgcacacagagacacgcacgtcCATCGGCAATCACGTGTTTTTGTTGTGGTGAAACGGGGTGGCGGAgtggcggagaggggggaagaaggggTAGGGCAGGGTAGGccggaagggaaggggaaaTAGAGAAGAAAAGTACGGAAGCAAAAAAGAAGTCTATCGGTGGGTGTGGGCTGCGGGGAgtgctggtgtgctgccGACATGCCCAGTACAAGCTATGGTGTGGCGATTGCCTCACGCATAGCCGTACAGGATGTGGCCTttctggcgcagcgcgttcACAACATCGCACGCCGTCACGGTCTTCTTGCGCGCGTACTCGGTGtaggccgtgctgcagcgcacaatGTCCTCCAAGTAGGCCTtcagcacgcggcgcacctctCCGTACACCTCGCTCGAGATGCGCTtcacgccaccgcggcgcgccatGCGGCGGACGCAGCCGCGAGTGATGCCGCGGATgttgtcgcgcagcaccttcttctgGCGCTTCTGGCTGCTCTTGGCATCAGCGGAGCGCTTGCCCTTGGCCATGTTTGGATAGGGTTCGGGGGGTTGGTGGAAAAGGGAGTAGTGAGAAGATGAACTGAGAACGCAGAAAGAGTCGAAGAGCTGTCGCCGCAAGCAGCGGGAGTTCGTTCAAAAGGAGTGAGGGGCGGTTGCATAAGGgacgggggagagagggtgagagCGAGTGGGAGAAGAGGCGAACTGGATGGAGGCCATTGGATCTGGGTAAGGAGGGCGTGCGAAGTTAAAAGAGCAGCGGTGTCAGCAGCCACAGGTGTTGTGGGGAACGAGGAAAATCACCACTCGACGCCGTACACGAGGTCAGTGCACCTTGGGAGTGGGGCGCAGCGGCTAAGGCAAACAAAAAGGCACTGCAGTTTTTCCCTTATCCAAGGGAAAAGACGCCAGAGCCACAGACGTAGGAGTCGACTGTACACCTGCGGGGGCGTTTACACATCTGGCCGGACAAG from Leishmania major strain Friedlin complete genome, chromosome 6 includes:
- a CDS encoding histone H4, whose protein sequence is MAKGKRSADAKSSQKRQKKVLRDNIRGITRGCVRRMARRGGVKRISSEVYGEVRRVLKAYLEDIVRCSTAYTEYARKKTVTACDVVNALRQKGHILYGYA